In Longimicrobium terrae, the following proteins share a genomic window:
- a CDS encoding glycogen-binding domain-containing protein yields the protein MTERIHRALDGELAPDALTVEERARAEALGRAMDRIAAPLRAAPVPDLAARVMAALPAQGLRRTGWRAAAAWLWTPRPVRLRPAYALGSGLCAAALAIVAVPALRDEGPAPVRIVQAGPDRVTSSDPLVYVQFRLETSARQVALAGSFTGWQPSLRLRQTEPGVWTALVPLHAGVHDYVFVVDGDRWVADPHAPQVDDSFGGTNSRISLPPVSASA from the coding sequence ATGACAGAACGTATCCACCGCGCGCTGGACGGCGAACTCGCCCCGGACGCGCTGACCGTTGAAGAACGCGCCCGCGCCGAGGCGCTGGGCCGCGCCATGGACCGGATCGCCGCGCCGTTGCGCGCGGCCCCCGTGCCCGACCTGGCCGCGCGCGTCATGGCCGCGCTTCCGGCGCAGGGACTGCGGCGCACCGGCTGGCGCGCGGCCGCCGCCTGGCTGTGGACGCCCCGCCCCGTCCGCCTGCGCCCTGCGTACGCGCTGGGCAGCGGGCTCTGCGCGGCGGCGCTCGCGATCGTGGCCGTTCCCGCCCTGCGCGACGAGGGTCCCGCGCCGGTCCGCATCGTCCAGGCGGGCCCGGACCGGGTGACGTCCTCCGATCCGCTCGTGTACGTGCAGTTCCGGCTGGAGACGAGCGCGCGGCAGGTGGCGCTGGCCGGCTCGTTCACGGGGTGGCAGCCCTCGCTGCGGCTGCGGCAGACGGAGCCGGGGGTGTGGACCGCGCTGGTGCCCCTTCACGCCGGCGTGCACGACTACGTGTTCGTGGTGGATGGCGACCGCTGGGTGGCCGATCCCCATGCGCCGCAGGTGGATGACAGCTTCGGCGGCACCAACAGCCGCATCTCGCTGCCCCCCGTGAGCGCCTCCGCGTGA
- a CDS encoding FAD-dependent oxidoreductase: protein MQNTPFRASGDDVLVLGSGVIGLAAAVRLAESGRRVRVWGPDPVEAIVSSAAAAIWYPYKAAPMDLVARWALRTREQLLEDARDPASGVREVEGTEVWNGDADPVWAIHGMDAVPREIIPSPIPEYTDAQTLRLPVAEMPVYLRWLAARLNALGVQIEPRRASTLDEPMAAAPMVINCTGLAAGALAGDPSVHPIRGQIVRVRNPGIERFWLAVSPGAEPIYIVPRAGDVILGGTAQANDARLETDAHTAEEILSRCARFEPSLADAEILQHRAALRPGRAEVRLERVDREDGRAVIHNYGHGGSGVTVAWGCADEVVALLD from the coding sequence ATGCAGAACACACCATTTCGCGCCTCCGGCGATGACGTCCTGGTACTCGGCTCCGGCGTCATCGGGCTGGCGGCGGCCGTCCGCCTGGCGGAAAGCGGCAGACGCGTCCGCGTGTGGGGGCCGGACCCGGTAGAGGCGATCGTCTCGTCCGCGGCGGCGGCGATCTGGTATCCGTACAAGGCCGCGCCCATGGACCTGGTGGCGCGGTGGGCGCTGCGGACGCGCGAACAGTTGCTGGAGGATGCGCGGGATCCCGCGTCCGGCGTGCGCGAAGTGGAGGGCACGGAGGTGTGGAACGGCGACGCGGACCCCGTCTGGGCGATCCATGGGATGGATGCGGTGCCGCGCGAAATCATTCCCTCGCCCATCCCGGAGTACACGGACGCGCAGACGCTTCGCCTGCCCGTCGCGGAAATGCCCGTGTACCTGCGCTGGCTGGCGGCCCGCCTGAACGCGCTGGGAGTGCAGATCGAACCGCGGCGCGCATCCACGCTGGACGAGCCGATGGCGGCTGCGCCGATGGTGATCAACTGCACCGGCCTCGCGGCGGGCGCGCTGGCGGGCGACCCGTCCGTCCATCCAATCCGCGGTCAGATCGTCCGCGTGCGAAATCCCGGGATCGAGCGCTTCTGGCTGGCAGTAAGCCCCGGCGCGGAGCCCATCTACATCGTTCCGCGCGCGGGCGACGTCATTCTCGGCGGCACCGCGCAGGCGAACGACGCGCGGCTGGAAACGGACGCGCACACGGCGGAGGAGATCCTTTCCCGTTGCGCGCGTTTTGAACCATCGCTGGCGGATGCGGAGATCCTGCAGCACCGCGCCGCTCTGCGCCCGGGCCGCGCGGAGGTCCGGCTGGAGCGCGTGGACCGGGAGGATGGGCGCGCCGTGATCCACAACTACGGCCATGGCGGCAGCGGCGTCACCGTCGCATGGGGCTGCGCGGACGAGGTCGTCGCTCTGCTGGACTGA
- a CDS encoding glutamate-cysteine ligase family protein: MNRTRILAVVSDPEDAAGIPEGVVIPVERYLEGGGDLADPRALVVNLCRSWAYGSEGYYVSLLADARGQLAVPSVEESEQLANPNNLFRILQEAGVPTVDPEEMASRRRTAGLAAAESAPVVRVCEEGSWICRPAVEEERAQTLVLLGGAEDARFRNTALHVYRECSAPVMRLSLVGEDGEWKVTEVAAVPVHLLAPEEAARLAQVLGDPRRVLRRGAQEAREERRASIAVLHDANDPFSPSSPETLDRLERVAARMNVHLRRIGVDEMHKLPEYDALFIRALTGVSEPAFQFALRAEALGMPVVDDSQSIIRCGNKVFLEELLHREGIPTPRTRIVTRHTPWHDVAELGLPVVIKLPDGSFSAAVHKVSSHDEFRRRADEMFRKSPLIIAQEFLPTDYDWRVTVLDGRVLFAARYHMARGHWQIRAENAAGKERYGRVEAVARDAAPAAVVELSLRAAALIGDGLYGVDLKETPDGPVVIEINDNPNLDVGYDDAADGAVIYQDVIEFFLKRIEQAPEREAAPPQRTDAEGEAVLLERARKPIASASTGQKDPRHFKPFEVAGMELEYPTVDRDLNVVSLVEPAFKILAGRGTSDVDLGAVGFSNEIADHVFEVKTNEPVRSLADAERVLAEGVQRFSAVLRAEFGARLLPTGMHPWFNPKKGKLWTRSGLRVYTTYARLFDVRTHGWMNVQASHLNLPLGREVDAVAMHTAASLLIPYLPAIAASTPMYDGELQPSADGRLAWILEHQARIPESCGQLVPEYVDSFADYRKKIFAPMYAALDRLPDTGAIRHEFFNARGAVFKFSRRAMEVRVLDTQECVRMDVAIASFVRSALKHLSGRVAERKVELPDHAILVEDFRACIRDGSRARVHAPHLDAPRGPDGLCDVRDVLDALVVSARRAVRKDEAHYLDLVSKVIRSGTLSERIRAELAPVAEADDETFTEAARRIYIELIECLEANEPWSRRGL, encoded by the coding sequence GTGAACCGCACCCGCATTCTGGCCGTCGTATCCGATCCCGAGGACGCGGCGGGGATTCCCGAGGGCGTCGTCATCCCCGTGGAGCGCTACCTGGAAGGCGGCGGCGACCTGGCGGATCCGCGCGCGCTGGTCGTAAACCTGTGCCGCTCGTGGGCGTACGGCAGCGAGGGCTACTACGTCTCGCTGCTGGCGGACGCCCGCGGCCAGCTCGCGGTGCCCAGCGTGGAGGAAAGCGAGCAGCTCGCCAACCCCAACAACCTGTTCCGCATCCTGCAGGAAGCCGGCGTCCCCACGGTGGACCCGGAGGAAATGGCCTCGCGGCGGCGGACGGCGGGGCTGGCCGCGGCGGAGTCCGCGCCGGTCGTACGCGTGTGCGAGGAGGGCTCGTGGATCTGCCGCCCGGCGGTGGAAGAAGAGCGGGCGCAGACGCTCGTCCTGCTGGGCGGGGCGGAGGACGCGCGCTTCCGCAACACGGCCCTGCACGTCTATCGCGAGTGCTCCGCCCCCGTGATGCGGCTGTCGCTGGTGGGGGAGGATGGCGAGTGGAAGGTGACGGAGGTGGCCGCCGTCCCCGTGCACCTGCTGGCGCCGGAAGAGGCCGCACGGCTGGCGCAGGTGCTGGGCGATCCGCGCCGCGTCCTTCGCCGCGGCGCGCAGGAGGCGCGGGAAGAGCGGCGCGCATCCATCGCCGTGCTGCACGACGCCAACGACCCGTTCAGCCCGTCCAGCCCGGAAACGCTGGACCGTCTGGAGCGCGTGGCGGCGCGGATGAACGTGCACCTGCGCCGCATCGGCGTGGACGAGATGCACAAGCTGCCGGAGTACGACGCGCTCTTCATCCGCGCGCTGACGGGGGTGAGCGAGCCCGCCTTTCAGTTCGCGCTGCGGGCCGAGGCGCTGGGGATGCCGGTGGTGGACGATTCGCAGTCCATCATCCGCTGCGGCAACAAGGTTTTCCTGGAGGAGCTGCTGCACCGCGAGGGGATTCCCACGCCGAGGACGAGGATCGTGACGCGGCACACGCCGTGGCACGACGTGGCGGAGCTGGGGCTGCCCGTGGTCATCAAGCTGCCGGACGGGTCGTTCAGCGCGGCGGTGCACAAGGTGTCGTCGCACGACGAGTTCCGGCGCCGCGCGGACGAGATGTTCCGCAAGTCGCCGCTGATCATCGCCCAGGAGTTCCTGCCCACGGACTACGACTGGCGGGTGACGGTGCTGGACGGCCGCGTCCTCTTTGCCGCGCGGTACCACATGGCGCGCGGGCACTGGCAGATCCGCGCGGAGAACGCGGCGGGCAAGGAGCGCTACGGCCGCGTGGAGGCCGTAGCGCGCGACGCCGCGCCCGCCGCCGTGGTGGAGCTGTCGCTGCGCGCGGCGGCGCTCATTGGAGACGGATTGTACGGCGTGGACCTCAAGGAAACGCCGGACGGGCCCGTCGTCATCGAAATCAACGACAACCCCAACCTGGACGTCGGGTACGACGACGCGGCGGACGGCGCCGTCATCTACCAGGACGTCATCGAGTTCTTCTTGAAGCGCATTGAACAGGCGCCGGAGCGCGAGGCAGCGCCGCCGCAGCGCACGGACGCGGAGGGCGAGGCGGTGCTGCTGGAGCGCGCCCGCAAGCCGATCGCGTCCGCGTCCACGGGGCAGAAGGACCCGCGCCACTTCAAGCCGTTCGAGGTGGCGGGAATGGAACTGGAGTACCCCACGGTGGACCGCGACCTGAACGTCGTTTCCCTGGTGGAACCCGCGTTCAAGATCCTGGCGGGGCGCGGCACGTCGGACGTGGACCTGGGCGCGGTGGGGTTCAGCAACGAGATCGCGGACCACGTGTTCGAGGTCAAGACCAACGAGCCCGTCCGCAGCCTGGCGGACGCCGAGCGGGTGCTGGCGGAGGGAGTGCAGCGCTTTTCCGCGGTGCTGCGCGCGGAGTTCGGCGCGCGGCTGCTGCCCACGGGGATGCATCCCTGGTTCAATCCCAAGAAGGGAAAGCTGTGGACGCGCTCCGGGCTGCGCGTGTACACGACGTACGCGCGGCTGTTCGACGTGCGCACGCACGGGTGGATGAACGTGCAGGCGTCGCACCTGAACCTGCCGCTGGGGCGGGAAGTGGATGCCGTGGCCATGCACACCGCGGCCTCGCTCCTCATCCCCTACCTTCCCGCGATCGCGGCGAGCACGCCCATGTACGACGGCGAGCTGCAGCCCTCGGCGGACGGGCGGCTGGCGTGGATTCTGGAGCACCAGGCGCGCATCCCGGAATCGTGCGGGCAGCTGGTGCCGGAGTACGTGGACAGCTTCGCGGATTATCGAAAGAAGATCTTTGCGCCCATGTACGCGGCGCTGGACCGGCTGCCGGACACGGGCGCCATCCGCCACGAGTTCTTCAACGCCCGCGGCGCCGTCTTCAAGTTCTCGCGGCGGGCCATGGAGGTGCGGGTGCTGGACACGCAGGAGTGCGTGCGGATGGACGTGGCGATCGCCTCGTTCGTGCGCTCCGCGCTCAAGCATCTGTCCGGGCGGGTCGCGGAAAGAAAGGTTGAACTTCCGGATCACGCCATCCTGGTGGAGGATTTCCGCGCCTGCATCCGTGACGGAAGCCGTGCGCGGGTGCACGCTCCGCACCTGGACGCGCCGCGCGGCCCCGACGGGCTGTGCGACGTGCGCGACGTGCTGGATGCGCTCGTCGTCTCCGCGCGGCGCGCGGTGCGCAAGGACGAGGCGCACTATCTGGATCTGGTTTCGAAGGTGATCCGCAGCGGTACGCTGAGCGAGCGGATCCGCGCGGAGCTGGCCCCCGTCGCCGAAGCGGACGACGAGACATTCACCGAGGCCGCGCGCCGCATCTACATCGAACTGATCGAGTGCCTGGAAGCCAACGAACCCTGGTCACGGCGCGGGCTCTGA
- a CDS encoding glycogen-binding domain-containing protein — protein sequence MKRPLLVLAAALALATQAAAQGWTVQAAAGRAVHDPVSARVGSTSASLGLSYDGAARWGYVSGGVAVQGEGPGWGAAGLGGWIPAAQFGAVQAGVNTALQGYVFGPTGPNEAGQGGSVQLQPSLAWRGGVMTATLRSGLSAAADRISDAAELRVFLDSDARLAASVADGVEIGAGARLVSGEGGRWPYAGATAEVRRPWGGGWAYAGRWLDTDHPDPATAWGAGVRLRVIRATEVQASVRQEPFDPVYWSTPRRTWSVQLSRSLGRGSRRGAMAAPRIATGVAVFRIARAKAASAPSVVGAFTGWAPVPMQAEGDAWVARIPVAPGLHHYVFRTASGEVVVPDGVQTVDDGFGGRSAVLVVP from the coding sequence GTGAAACGCCCGCTTCTTGTCCTGGCGGCCGCGCTGGCGCTGGCCACGCAGGCGGCGGCGCAGGGATGGACGGTGCAGGCCGCGGCCGGCCGCGCCGTGCACGATCCGGTGTCCGCCCGCGTGGGCAGCACCTCGGCGTCGCTGGGACTGTCGTACGACGGCGCGGCGCGCTGGGGCTACGTGTCCGGCGGGGTGGCGGTGCAGGGAGAAGGCCCCGGCTGGGGCGCCGCCGGCCTGGGGGGATGGATTCCCGCCGCGCAGTTCGGCGCGGTGCAGGCGGGGGTGAACACCGCGCTGCAGGGCTACGTCTTTGGCCCCACGGGCCCCAACGAGGCGGGGCAGGGCGGCAGCGTTCAACTGCAGCCTTCCCTGGCCTGGCGCGGCGGGGTGATGACGGCCACGCTGCGCTCCGGGCTTTCCGCCGCGGCGGACCGCATCAGCGATGCGGCGGAGCTGCGTGTCTTTCTGGACAGCGACGCCCGGCTGGCCGCTTCCGTCGCGGACGGGGTGGAGATCGGGGCCGGTGCGCGGCTGGTGTCGGGAGAGGGCGGGCGCTGGCCGTACGCCGGCGCCACGGCCGAGGTGCGCCGCCCGTGGGGCGGGGGATGGGCGTACGCCGGCCGCTGGCTGGACACCGATCATCCCGATCCCGCCACGGCCTGGGGGGCGGGCGTACGGCTGCGGGTGATCCGCGCCACGGAGGTGCAGGCGTCGGTGCGGCAGGAGCCGTTCGACCCCGTCTACTGGAGCACGCCGCGCCGCACCTGGAGCGTGCAGCTTTCGCGGTCGCTGGGGCGCGGGTCCCGGCGCGGGGCCATGGCGGCGCCGCGGATCGCGACGGGGGTGGCGGTGTTCCGCATCGCGCGGGCGAAGGCGGCGTCCGCGCCTTCGGTGGTGGGCGCCTTTACCGGATGGGCGCCGGTTCCCATGCAGGCGGAGGGGGATGCGTGGGTCGCGCGCATTCCCGTTGCGCCCGGCCTGCATCATTACGTGTTCCGCACGGCTTCGGGCGAGGTGGTGGTTCCCGACGGCGTGCAGACGGTGGACGACGGCTTCGGCGGGCGTTCCGCCGTGCTGGTGGTCCCGTGA
- a CDS encoding NifU family protein — protein sequence MIQLTDAARDKISTLVDAEVVRDPALRITLRDGSKPMDRAYQISLVEREDKEKTEIAINLEGIRVFLNLDTSNLLSGASVDWSEQDGGFSVDTPRPAAPSGPPTVTSSGSAGGASGPLAEKVQLLFDEMVNPRIASHGGAVELVDVADDTIYVRMTGGCQGCAASAMTLRQGIERMVRDEIPEVREIVDLTDHDAGANPYY from the coding sequence ATGATTCAGCTTACCGACGCGGCGCGCGACAAGATCAGCACCCTGGTGGATGCCGAGGTGGTGCGCGATCCCGCGCTGCGCATTACCCTGCGGGACGGCAGCAAGCCCATGGACCGCGCCTACCAGATTTCGCTGGTGGAGCGCGAGGACAAGGAAAAGACGGAGATCGCCATCAACCTGGAAGGCATTCGCGTCTTCCTGAACCTGGACACCAGCAACCTGCTCAGCGGCGCGAGCGTGGACTGGAGCGAGCAGGATGGCGGATTCAGCGTGGACACCCCGCGCCCCGCGGCCCCCAGCGGCCCCCCGACGGTGACCTCGTCCGGCTCGGCCGGGGGTGCCTCCGGCCCGCTGGCGGAAAAGGTGCAGCTGCTGTTTGACGAGATGGTGAACCCGCGCATCGCCTCGCACGGCGGCGCGGTGGAACTCGTGGACGTGGCTGACGACACCATCTACGTGCGGATGACCGGCGGCTGCCAGGGCTGCGCGGCCTCCGCCATGACGCTGCGGCAGGGCATCGAGCGGATGGTGCGCGACGAGATCCCCGAGGTGCGGGAGATCGTGGACCTGACGGACCATGATGCGGGGGCGAATCCGTACTACTGA
- the murB gene encoding UDP-N-acetylmuramate dehydrogenase: MSATKALDLPVSEIAARLGDDRLERDAILAPHTTFKIGGPADLLYRALNQEELAEAVRTARDLDIPFFLLGLGANILVGDKGFRGLVIKNEVEHVEWLDDTRVKAGSGVKIYHDLIQMTVAKGLGGLQHYVGIPSTVGGAVWQNLHFLSPPPERERTMFIAEVVEGATILTEEGEVREVDLDYFQFGYDYSILHDRKDVVLDVTFRLEPTPKEEMRETIRENLQWRDDRHPDLWLYPSAGSIFQKLEGIGAGRLVDQVGLKGHVLGSAQIFHKHANIMVNLGGATSADVRALIDLAQTRVREQLGYELKTEIGMIGEF, translated from the coding sequence ATGTCTGCCACCAAAGCGCTGGACCTGCCCGTTTCCGAGATCGCCGCGCGCCTGGGCGACGACCGGCTGGAGCGCGACGCCATTCTGGCGCCGCATACCACGTTCAAGATCGGCGGCCCCGCGGACCTCCTGTACCGCGCCCTCAACCAGGAGGAGCTGGCGGAAGCCGTCCGCACCGCGCGCGACCTGGACATCCCCTTCTTCCTGCTGGGGCTGGGCGCCAACATCCTGGTGGGCGACAAGGGGTTCCGCGGGCTGGTGATCAAGAACGAGGTGGAGCACGTGGAGTGGCTGGACGACACGCGCGTCAAGGCCGGCTCCGGCGTAAAGATCTACCACGACCTAATCCAGATGACCGTAGCCAAGGGGCTGGGCGGCCTGCAGCACTACGTGGGCATCCCCAGCACGGTGGGCGGCGCGGTGTGGCAGAACCTGCACTTCCTTTCCCCGCCGCCGGAGCGGGAACGGACGATGTTCATCGCCGAGGTGGTGGAGGGCGCCACGATCCTCACCGAGGAGGGCGAGGTGCGCGAGGTGGACCTGGACTACTTCCAGTTCGGGTACGACTACAGCATCCTGCACGACCGCAAGGACGTGGTGCTGGACGTCACCTTCCGCCTGGAGCCGACGCCGAAGGAGGAGATGCGGGAGACCATCCGCGAGAACCTGCAGTGGCGCGACGACCGGCATCCGGACCTGTGGCTGTACCCCAGCGCCGGGAGCATCTTTCAGAAGCTGGAGGGGATCGGCGCGGGGCGGCTGGTGGACCAGGTGGGCTTGAAGGGGCACGTGCTGGGGAGCGCGCAGATCTTTCACAAGCACGCCAACATCATGGTCAACCTGGGCGGCGCGACCTCGGCGGACGTGCGCGCCCTGATTGACCTGGCCCAGACGCGCGTGCGCGAGCAGCTGGGCTACGAGCTCAAGACCGAGATCGGGATGATCGGCGAGTTCTGA
- a CDS encoding acetamidase/formamidase family protein has protein sequence MRTLLALVFSLIPTIALAQTRETWLLTVDRWGNAEHQMLTLESRGDSVHGTLGGWQVAGTRTGGRVEFVAMDSRNTAYRYTGRIARGVMTGTADFPDTNDPAARARHAFTGRRLPDRPAGPPRRVTFEPETFSNEFTAERAPVLVISPGDTVSTRTLDSGGADRDGVTRALYGNPQTGPFFVAGAQPGDVLAIHIHRLRPNRDWAESLDGFAGRAMGPGLGARASGLGQRVRWRLDRAQGVARLETPPAGLADYTVPLRPMLGGLGVAPDFGFAPASAGDSGRHGGNMDYNEIVEGTTVYLPVFRPGALLFLGDGHAAQGDGETTQWALETSLDVEFTVDILPPRPLATPRVESPTHLMVIGQAGSLDDAMRSATAGMAQWLEQDYGLTLSEASMVMGTSIEYEVVTVAGRNAGIAATLQKARLVGLTRRNTNARP, from the coding sequence ATGCGAACGCTGCTGGCCCTCGTCTTCTCGCTCATCCCCACGATCGCGCTCGCGCAGACGCGGGAAACGTGGCTGCTTACCGTGGACCGCTGGGGCAACGCCGAGCACCAGATGCTCACGCTGGAATCTCGCGGGGATTCGGTTCACGGCACGCTGGGTGGATGGCAGGTCGCCGGAACGCGCACCGGCGGCCGGGTGGAGTTCGTGGCGATGGACAGCCGGAACACCGCGTACCGCTACACCGGTCGGATCGCGCGCGGCGTGATGACCGGCACCGCCGATTTTCCCGACACCAACGATCCGGCCGCGCGCGCCCGCCACGCGTTCACCGGACGGCGGCTTCCGGATCGCCCCGCCGGTCCCCCGCGCCGGGTGACGTTCGAGCCGGAGACGTTCAGCAACGAGTTCACGGCCGAACGCGCGCCGGTGCTCGTCATCTCCCCGGGCGATACGGTCAGCACGCGTACCCTCGACTCCGGCGGCGCGGACCGGGACGGCGTAACGCGCGCGCTGTATGGAAATCCGCAGACCGGGCCGTTCTTCGTGGCCGGCGCGCAGCCCGGCGACGTGCTCGCGATCCACATCCACCGGCTGCGGCCGAACCGCGACTGGGCCGAGAGCCTGGACGGATTCGCGGGCCGCGCCATGGGTCCGGGGCTCGGCGCGCGCGCATCCGGGCTGGGCCAACGAGTGCGATGGAGGCTGGACCGGGCGCAGGGCGTCGCCCGTCTCGAAACGCCACCGGCCGGACTGGCGGACTACACCGTCCCCCTCCGTCCCATGCTCGGCGGCCTGGGTGTGGCGCCGGACTTCGGGTTCGCGCCCGCGTCGGCGGGGGACAGCGGGCGCCATGGCGGCAACATGGACTACAATGAAATCGTGGAAGGGACGACGGTCTACCTTCCCGTTTTCCGCCCCGGCGCGCTCCTCTTTCTGGGCGACGGCCACGCGGCGCAGGGCGATGGTGAGACGACACAATGGGCACTGGAAACGTCGCTGGACGTGGAGTTCACCGTGGACATCCTTCCGCCGCGGCCGCTCGCCACGCCGCGGGTGGAATCGCCCACGCACCTGATGGTGATCGGCCAGGCCGGTTCGCTGGATGACGCGATGCGCTCGGCGACCGCGGGGATGGCGCAGTGGCTGGAGCAGGACTACGGCCTTACCCTGTCCGAAGCGTCGATGGTGATGGGGACATCCATCGAATACGAAGTCGTCACCGTCGCGGGGCGCAACGCCGGGATCGCCGCGACACTGCAAAAGGCGAGGCTCGTCGGATTGACGCGCCGGAACACGAACGCGCGGCCCTGA